ATCCTGCTGGTCAACGAGGACGGCCTCGTCGAGCGGGCCTACACCGGCGGTCCACCGGGCGCGAACACCGTGATCGAGGACGCCCGCGCCGTCGTCGAGGGGTGGTAAACGATGCGCCGTCGCGAGGTCGTCGCGGGCGCCGCCGCCCTCGCGGTCCTCGGCGGCGGCGCGGCCGCGGTCGGCGAGTGGGACCTCCTCGACGGCGACGCGGTCGTCGACCCGGTCGAACTGGAGACGATCGACGCCCCCGGCAGCGAGGCCGGCACCGCGACGGTGCCCGAGCGCGGCCGGGTGACGTTCGTCGAACTGTTCGCCACGTGGTGTTCAGTCTGCGAGGCGATGATGGGCCCCCTCTCCCGGGTCCACGCCGACGTCGGTGACGACGTGCAGTTCGTCTCCGTGACCAACGAACCGATCGGCAACACCGTCACCCGCGCGGACGTCGCCGACTGGTGGCGCGAGCACGGCGGGAACTGGCCCGTCGCGCTCGACGCCGACCTCGAACTGAGCGAGGCACTCGACGCCTCGGGGGTCCCCTACGCGTTCGTCCTCGACGAGTCGAACGCCGTGACGTGGTCCGGACGCGGCGAGAAGTCGGCCGACGAGATCCGCACGGCCCTCGACGCGGCCGGTGGTGGCTGATGGCCGGCGGCGACCTCCTCGGGGCGATGCTGTTCGCCCTCGGCACGGGCGTCGCGACGTTCTTCTCCCCGTGTGCGTACGCGCTGTTGCCCGGCTACGTCGGCTACTACGTCGCCGCGACCGGCGAGGAGACGCCGCCGCTGTCCGGCACGCTGGCGCGCGGCCTCGCGGCGGCGGGCGGCGCGATGGCCGTCCTCGGCGCGCTGTCGCTCGCCTCGATCGTCGCCGGCGAGGCGCTCGGTCGGGCGCTGCCGTACATCGAGTACGGCGTCGGCGTCGCGCTGATCGCCCTCGGGGCGTGGGTGCTGTACGGCGGGAGCGGCGCCGTCCACGTCCTCCTGCCCGAGCGCCGGTCGACCGTCGCCGGCTTCGGCGTCTTCGGCGCGATGTACGCCCTCGCCGCCACGGGCTGTGTCCTCCCGCTGTTTCTGGCGCTGGCGTTCCGGTCGATGACGATGCCGCCGGTCGAGGCGGCGCTCGTCCTCGGCACGTACGCCGTCGGCTTCGGCGCGCTCACCGTCGCGATCACGGTGGCGACGGCGTTCGGCTACGCCCTCGGCGCCGGCCGCGTCGCCGGCTACGTCGACCGGGTGATCCGCATCGCCGGGGCCGTCCTCGTGGCCGCCGGCGTCGGCCAGCTGTACGTCGCCGTCCCCTGACGCGGCTCGTCCCTTCTCCGCCCTGCGGGCCGCTCCCCTCCCCGTCCCGGACCCTCCCGACGCCCCGCGATCCTCCGGCGCGCGCCGGGGGAATATGTGCGGGACAATGAATAGGGGGGTAACGCGACGACTGCCGGCCGAACGGAGTCATGACTACGTCACATTCGAGCGAATCGGCACCGATGATGCAACGGCTGTACGACCGCATCTGGTTGCTCGCGGCGGCAGCGCTGACGTTCTTCCTGCTCTCGTACGTCGTGTGGGGCTGGATGGACGTCTTCTCGATTCCAGCGGGGTGAACGGATGACGTCACCGATCAAACCCCCGAGCGGAAACTGGTGGAACCAGCCGGTCAACCGTCGCGAGTCGATCTGGCTCGGCCTCGGCGTCGGGTGGTCGCTGATCCTCTTTGGCTGGATGAGCGCGTGGACGCGCATCGGCGATCAGAACCCGATCGGCGAGACGTTCCGCGTCGACGCCGACGAGTACCGCGAGAAGATGGACGCCTACAAGGAGGCGGCGACCGAAACCGACGACGGTCTCGTCCCGGACGGGACCGACGTCTACATCGCCGCCATGCGCTTCCAGTGGGACGGCGCGCCGGTCGTCCTCGAAGCCGGAACCGAGTACGACATCCACCTCAGTTCCCTCGACGTCCAGCACGGCTTCTCGGTGCGGCCGGAGGAGACGCTGAGCAAACAGATCAACCTGCAGGTCCTGCCGGGCTACGAGTGGGTCGTCCCGATGACCTTCGACGAACCCGGGACGTACCACATCATCTGTAACGAGTTCTGCGGCGAGGGCCACCGCACGATGCACGGCACGTTCGTCGTGACGGAGGGATGACGATGGCACACAGATTCGACGTTCTCGGCCTGTTCGACAACGAGTACCGCGACGACGGCTACCGGACCTGCTCGGTGACGGGTCTGGAGGTCCACCGCTCCGTCGAGAACCACGTCAAACTGTTCGGCCTCACGGCGGTCGTCGCGTTGCTGTTCGGCGGCGTCTTCGCGCTCACCGTCGCGACGACTCGCTGGGAGCTGATCGGCCTCCTCGAACCCGGCGACTTCTACACGCACCTGAGCATGCACGCCTGGAACCTGCTTATCTTCTGGATGGTGTTCATGGAGGTCGCCATCCTCTACGTCGGCGGGCCGATGGTGCTCGGCCGGCGCCTGCCGCTGACGGCGGTGGCGAAAGCCGGGTGGGTGACGATGGTCGCGGGCGCGGTCTCGATCAACTACGCCATCTGGACGACCTCGGGGGTCAACGAGGCGCCGCTTCTGACCTCGTACGTCCCGTTGCCGTCCGAACCGCTGTTCTACGCGGGCGCGGTCGTCTTCATCCTCGGCACCGTCGTCGCCGCCCTGCCCTTCTTCGTCGCGATGTGGCGCGAGAAACGCGAGAATCCCGGCGAGACGCTCCCGCTCGTCAGCTTCGGCGCCTTCGTCACCTCGATCATCGCCGTCGAGGCGCTGCTGGGCGGTCTCGCCGCGTTCGTCCCGACGCTGCTGTGGCGCATCGAGTACATCGCGTGGTGGGACGCCGCCTGGTACCGCCAGATGTACTGGATCATCGGCCACGGCTCCCAGCAGATCAACCTCGTCGCGATGATCACGGTCTGGTACTTCCTGACCCACGTCGTCGCCGGCGCCGAGGTCGTAAGCGAGAAGGTCTCGCGGACGGCCTTCATCCTCTATCTCTTCTTCATCAACCTCGGGGCGGCCCACCACCTGCTCTCGGACCCGGCCGTCTCGACCGGCTGGCGCATCTGGAACACCTCCTACGCGTTCTACGGCGCGACGTTCGCGAGCCTCATCCACGCGTTCGCCATCCCCGCCGGCCTCGAAGCCGGCCGCCGCAAGCGCGGGAAGGGCCGCGGGCTGTTCGGCTGGCTGACGTCGGCACCGTGGAAGAACCCGGTGTTCTCCGCGACGATCTTCTCGATCATCCTGTTCGGCTTCCTCGGCGGCACCACGGGCGTGATGATGGGCCAGCTCCAGCTCAACATGACCTGGCACAACACGTTCGCGACGGTGGGCCACTTCCACGGGACGGTCGTCCTCGGGACGACGGTCGCGTTCATGGGGCTGGTCTTCTTCGTGATCCGGACGATGTTCATGCGCCAGTACGTCTCCGAGCGGCTGGCGTCGGTCCAGCCGTTCTTCTACTCGGCCGCGATGGGCGTCGCGGTGCTGATGATGATGTACGTCGGCATCCTCTACGGCGTCCCCCGGCGGACGGCCGAGGTCGTCGAGAACATCCCCGGCACCGAGTTCAGCCTCGCGGCCGCCTCGCCGCTGTTCGCCATCTTCGGCGTCTTCGCGCTGCTGGCGATCACCGGCGGGATCCTCTTCGGGGTCGTCGCGGTCGGCTCGCTCCTGTTTGGCGACCGCGTCGAGGGGCGCGAGGACAACGCGGATCTGGTCGCCGACGGCGGGCTGGCGATGGCGGATGACCCCGACGACCCGGTCCACGCCTACGAGATGCGCGGGACGTTC
The Salinilacihabitans rarus DNA segment above includes these coding regions:
- a CDS encoding cytochrome c oxidase subunit I — translated: MAHRFDVLGLFDNEYRDDGYRTCSVTGLEVHRSVENHVKLFGLTAVVALLFGGVFALTVATTRWELIGLLEPGDFYTHLSMHAWNLLIFWMVFMEVAILYVGGPMVLGRRLPLTAVAKAGWVTMVAGAVSINYAIWTTSGVNEAPLLTSYVPLPSEPLFYAGAVVFILGTVVAALPFFVAMWREKRENPGETLPLVSFGAFVTSIIAVEALLGGLAAFVPTLLWRIEYIAWWDAAWYRQMYWIIGHGSQQINLVAMITVWYFLTHVVAGAEVVSEKVSRTAFILYLFFINLGAAHHLLSDPAVSTGWRIWNTSYAFYGATFASLIHAFAIPAGLEAGRRKRGKGRGLFGWLTSAPWKNPVFSATIFSIILFGFLGGTTGVMMGQLQLNMTWHNTFATVGHFHGTVVLGTTVAFMGLVFFVIRTMFMRQYVSERLASVQPFFYSAAMGVAVLMMMYVGILYGVPRRTAEVVENIPGTEFSLAAASPLFAIFGVFALLAITGGILFGVVAVGSLLFGDRVEGREDNADLVADGGLAMADDPDDPVHAYEMRGTFVLCLVFLAAFATTYALNWYLLTQLWSIGA
- a CDS encoding TlpA family protein disulfide reductase, encoding MRRREVVAGAAALAVLGGGAAAVGEWDLLDGDAVVDPVELETIDAPGSEAGTATVPERGRVTFVELFATWCSVCEAMMGPLSRVHADVGDDVQFVSVTNEPIGNTVTRADVADWWREHGGNWPVALDADLELSEALDASGVPYAFVLDESNAVTWSGRGEKSADEIRTALDAAGGG
- a CDS encoding cytochrome c biogenesis CcdA family protein; this encodes MAGGDLLGAMLFALGTGVATFFSPCAYALLPGYVGYYVAATGEETPPLSGTLARGLAAAGGAMAVLGALSLASIVAGEALGRALPYIEYGVGVALIALGAWVLYGGSGAVHVLLPERRSTVAGFGVFGAMYALAATGCVLPLFLALAFRSMTMPPVEAALVLGTYAVGFGALTVAITVATAFGYALGAGRVAGYVDRVIRIAGAVLVAAGVGQLYVAVP
- a CDS encoding cytochrome C oxidase subunit II, whose translation is MTSPIKPPSGNWWNQPVNRRESIWLGLGVGWSLILFGWMSAWTRIGDQNPIGETFRVDADEYREKMDAYKEAATETDDGLVPDGTDVYIAAMRFQWDGAPVVLEAGTEYDIHLSSLDVQHGFSVRPEETLSKQINLQVLPGYEWVVPMTFDEPGTYHIICNEFCGEGHRTMHGTFVVTEG